A portion of the Nomia melanderi isolate GNS246 chromosome 2, iyNomMela1, whole genome shotgun sequence genome contains these proteins:
- the P5CS gene encoding delta[1]-pyrroline-5-carboxylate synthase isoform X2, which yields MVTSGAVAFGKQKLTQELLMSLSMRETLSPADHTREHAGTLLEPRAAAAVGQSGLMSLYDAMFAQYGVKLAQVLVTKPDFYNEETRKNLFSTLSELISLNIVPIINTNDAVSPPPHVDEEVSGGGGRRGISIKDNDSLAAMLAAEVQADLLILMSDVDGIYNLPPWQDGAKMLHTFSSDLRGTIKFGQKSKVGTGGMDSKVNAALWALDRGVSVVICNGMQEKAVKSILSGRKIGTFFTETTGSSTPVEVVAENARVGSRTLQALRPEERAACINALADLLETRQEGILDANAKDLEAAKKGGLAKPLLSRLSLTPAKLKSLSSGLRQIADDSLTNVGRVIRRTKLAEGLELKQITVPIGVLLVIFESRPDSLPQVAALAMSSANGLLLKGGKEAANSNKYLMDLVKEALSTVGASNAISLISTREDVGDLLSMEKHIDLIIPRGSSDLVRTIQEQSKHIPVLGHAEGICHVYVDKEADLAKALRIIRDAKCDYPAACNAMETLLVHESHMKGSFFTDVCNMLQKEGVKINSGPKLRELLTFGPPAAKSMRTEYGSLECTIEVVSDLDDAINHIHKYGSGHTDVIVTEDNKRATHFQREVDSACVFHNASTRFSDGYRFGLGAEVGISTARIHARGPVGVDGLLTTKWVLHGDGHAAADFADGGGKVWLHQSLPLNESA from the exons ATGGTCACCAGCGGGGCGGTCGCGTTTGGCAAGCAGAAGCTCACGCAGGAGCTCTTGATGTCCTTGTCCATGAGGGAGACGCTCAGCCCCGCCGATCACACCAGGGAGCACGCAG GCACTCTGTTGGAACCTAGAGCAGCAGCCGCGGTGGGTCAATCCGGTCTAATGTCTCTGTACGACGCGATGTTCGCGCAGTACGGGGTAAAGCTGGCCCAGGTCCTGGTCACCAAGCCAGACTTCTACAACGAGGAGACGCGGAAGAATCTCTTCAGCACCCTGAGCGAGTTGATCAGCCTGAACATCGTGCCTATCATCAACACGAACGACGCGGTGTCGCCTCCGCCGCACGTCGACGAGGAAGTCTCCGGAGGCGGAGGACGAAGAGGGATCTCCATCAAGGACAACGACTCGTTGGCGGCCATGTTGGCCGCGGAGGTCCAAGCTGACCTCCTGATATTGATGAGCGACGTCGACGGGATCTACAATCTGCCGCCGTGGCAAGACGGCGCGAAGATGCTGCACACCTTCAGCTCCGACCTCAGAGGTACCATCAAGTTCGGACAGAAGTCGAAGGTAGGCACCGGCGGCATGGACTCCAAAGTGAACGCTGCACTCTGGGCGCTCGATCGGGGCGTCTCGGTCGTGATCTGCAACGGGATGCAAGAGAAAGCTGTCAAGAGCATCCTCTCCGGAAGGAAGATCGGCACGTTCTTCACGGAGACGACGGGATCCTCGACGCCTGTCGAGGTCGTCGCGGAAAATG CACGCGTGGGCAGCAGAACTTTGCAGGCTCTGCGTCCGGAGGAGCGCGCCGCCTGCATCAACGCTTTGGCTGACCTGCTGGAGACCCGTCAAGAAGGCATTCTGGACGCGAACGCAAAGGACCTAGAAGCTGCGAAGAAGGGTGGTCTGGCGAAACCACTGCTCTCCCGGCTGTCCTTGACGCCGGCGAAGCTGAAGTCGTTGAGCTCCGGCTTGAGGCAGATCGCGGACGACTCGTTGACGAACGTGGGTCGCGTGATCCGCAGGACGAAGCTCGCCGAAGGCCTCGAACTGAAACAGATCACTGTGCCCATCGGCGTGTTACTGGTCATCTTCGAATCTAGGCCTGACAGTCTGCCACAGGTCGCCGCGTTGGCGATGTCCAGCGCGAACGGTCTCCTCTTGAAAGGCGGCAAAGAAGCAGCGAACAGTAATAAGTACTTGATGGACCTGGTGAAAGAAGCGTTGAGCACTGTGGGTGCGTCGAACGCGATATCTCTGATCTCGACGCGAGAGGACGTCGGCGATCTGCTGTCCATGGAGAAACACATCGACCTGATCATCCCGAGAGGCAGCTCCGACCTAGTCCGCACCATTCAGGAGCAATCGAAGCACATCCCCGTGCTCGGCCATGCGGAAGGTATCTGCCATGTGTACGTGGACAAAGAAGCCGACCTAGCCAAAGCATTGAGGATCATCAGAGACGCGAAGTGCGACTACCCCGCCGCCTGCAACGCTATGGAGACGTTGCTCGTTCACGAGAGCCACATGAAGGGTAGCTTCTTCACCGACGTGTGCAACATGCTGCAAAAAGAAGGG GTGAAGATCAATTCCGGCCCAAAACTGAGGGAGCTGTTGACGTTCGGGCCTCCGGCCGCAAAAAGCATGAGGACCGAGTACGGGTCCCTCGAATGCACTATCGAGGTCGTGTCGGATCTTGATGACGCGATAAATCATATTCACAAATACGGCAGCGGGCACACCGATGTCATCGTTACCGAGGACAACAAAAGGGCCACCCACTTCCAGAGGGAGGTCGATAGTGCATGCGTATTCCACAATGCCAGCACGCGGTTCTCTGACGGATACAGATTCGGTCTTGGCGCGGAG GTTGGCATTTCCACTGCGAGGATCCACGCACGTGGACCAGTTGGAGTGGACGGTTTATTGACCACAAAATGGGTACTGCACGGCGATGGTCACGCGGCTGCCGACTTTGCCGACGGTGGCGGGAAAGTTTGGCTCCACCAATCCCTGCCGCTGAACGAATCAGCATGA
- the LOC116429950 gene encoding histone H2B-like — protein sequence MPPKASGKAVKKAGKAQKNISKADKKKKRRRKESYAIYIYKVLKQVHPDTGISSKAMSIMNSFVNDVFERIAAEASRLAHYNKRSTITSREIQTAVRLLLPGELAKHAVSEGTKAVTKYTSSK from the coding sequence ATGCCACCGAAAGCCAGTGGGAAAGCCGTGAAGAAAGCTGGAAAAGCTCAGAAGAATATCAGCAAGGCtgacaagaagaagaagcgcaGGAGGAAGGAGAGCTATGCGATCTACATCTACAAAGTCTTGAAACAAGTTCATCCCGACACGGGAATCTCCAGCAAAGCCATGAGTATCATGAACAGTTTCGTCAACGATGTGTTCGAACGCATTGCCGCGGAAGCATCTCGTCTGGCTCATTACAACAAACGCTCCACGATCACGTCTCGGGAAATCCAGACTGCCGTCCGTCTGCTGTTGCCCGGTGAACTCGCCAAGCACGCCGTCAGTGAAGGCACCAAGGCTGTCACCAAGTACACCAGCTCCAAGTGA
- the LOC116429921 gene encoding histone H2A, giving the protein MSGRGKGGKIKGKAKSRSNRAGLQFPVGRIHRLLRKGNYAERVGAGAPVYLAAVMEYLAAEVLELAGNAARDNKKTRIIPRHLQLAIRNDEELNKLLSGVTIAQGGVLPNIQAVLLPKKTEKKA; this is encoded by the coding sequence ATGTCTGGACGCGGCAAAGGTGGCAAAATCAAGGGAAAGGCGAAGTCTCGTTCGAACAGAGCTGGTCTTCAGTTTCCGGTCGGACGTATCCACAGGCTGCTCCGGAAAGGCAACTACGCAGAACGCGTGGGTGCCGGCGCTCCTGTCTACTTGGCAGCTGTAATGGAGTACTTGGCAGCTGAAGTGTTGGAATTGGCGGGCAACGCTGCTCGCGACAACAAGAAGACCAGAATTATTCCCAGACACTTGCAACTGGCCATCAGGAACGACGAGGAATTGAACAAACTGCTCTCTGGAGTGACTATCGCTCAGGGTGGTGTCCTGCCGAACATCCAGGCGGTACTTCTGCCCAAGAAGACCGAAAAGAAGGCGTAA
- the P5CS gene encoding delta[1]-pyrroline-5-carboxylate synthase isoform X1, whose product MYSALLLVRSSRLGRYPRRLASSTPGLRIPDQPGNRVDLRRELQTTERPRRAATFNERSQLKYARRLVVKLGSAVITREDEHGLALGRLASIVEQVAECQNEGRECIMVTSGAVAFGKQKLTQELLMSLSMRETLSPADHTREHAGTLLEPRAAAAVGQSGLMSLYDAMFAQYGVKLAQVLVTKPDFYNEETRKNLFSTLSELISLNIVPIINTNDAVSPPPHVDEEVSGGGGRRGISIKDNDSLAAMLAAEVQADLLILMSDVDGIYNLPPWQDGAKMLHTFSSDLRGTIKFGQKSKVGTGGMDSKVNAALWALDRGVSVVICNGMQEKAVKSILSGRKIGTFFTETTGSSTPVEVVAENARVGSRTLQALRPEERAACINALADLLETRQEGILDANAKDLEAAKKGGLAKPLLSRLSLTPAKLKSLSSGLRQIADDSLTNVGRVIRRTKLAEGLELKQITVPIGVLLVIFESRPDSLPQVAALAMSSANGLLLKGGKEAANSNKYLMDLVKEALSTVGASNAISLISTREDVGDLLSMEKHIDLIIPRGSSDLVRTIQEQSKHIPVLGHAEGICHVYVDKEADLAKALRIIRDAKCDYPAACNAMETLLVHESHMKGSFFTDVCNMLQKEGVKINSGPKLRELLTFGPPAAKSMRTEYGSLECTIEVVSDLDDAINHIHKYGSGHTDVIVTEDNKRATHFQREVDSACVFHNASTRFSDGYRFGLGAEVGISTARIHARGPVGVDGLLTTKWVLHGDGHAAADFADGGGKVWLHQSLPLNESA is encoded by the exons ATGTATTCGGCGCTGTTGCTAGTGAGATCCAGCAGGCTTGGACGTTATCCAAGGAGATTGGCTTCGTCCACCCCGGGCCTGAGGATTCCCGATCAACCA GGAAATCGAGTGGACTTACGGAGGGAGCTGCAGACGACGGAGAGGCCCCGAAGGGCGGCGACCTTCAACGAGCGCAGCCAGCTGAAGTATGCGCGCCGCTTGGTGGTGAAATTAGGCAGCGCCGTTATCACGAGGGAGGACGAGCACGGATTGGCGCTGGGCCGCTTGGCCTCCATCGTCGAGCAGGTCGCCGAGTGCCAAAACGAAGGCCGCGAATGCATCATGGTCACCAGCGGGGCGGTCGCGTTTGGCAAGCAGAAGCTCACGCAGGAGCTCTTGATGTCCTTGTCCATGAGGGAGACGCTCAGCCCCGCCGATCACACCAGGGAGCACGCAG GCACTCTGTTGGAACCTAGAGCAGCAGCCGCGGTGGGTCAATCCGGTCTAATGTCTCTGTACGACGCGATGTTCGCGCAGTACGGGGTAAAGCTGGCCCAGGTCCTGGTCACCAAGCCAGACTTCTACAACGAGGAGACGCGGAAGAATCTCTTCAGCACCCTGAGCGAGTTGATCAGCCTGAACATCGTGCCTATCATCAACACGAACGACGCGGTGTCGCCTCCGCCGCACGTCGACGAGGAAGTCTCCGGAGGCGGAGGACGAAGAGGGATCTCCATCAAGGACAACGACTCGTTGGCGGCCATGTTGGCCGCGGAGGTCCAAGCTGACCTCCTGATATTGATGAGCGACGTCGACGGGATCTACAATCTGCCGCCGTGGCAAGACGGCGCGAAGATGCTGCACACCTTCAGCTCCGACCTCAGAGGTACCATCAAGTTCGGACAGAAGTCGAAGGTAGGCACCGGCGGCATGGACTCCAAAGTGAACGCTGCACTCTGGGCGCTCGATCGGGGCGTCTCGGTCGTGATCTGCAACGGGATGCAAGAGAAAGCTGTCAAGAGCATCCTCTCCGGAAGGAAGATCGGCACGTTCTTCACGGAGACGACGGGATCCTCGACGCCTGTCGAGGTCGTCGCGGAAAATG CACGCGTGGGCAGCAGAACTTTGCAGGCTCTGCGTCCGGAGGAGCGCGCCGCCTGCATCAACGCTTTGGCTGACCTGCTGGAGACCCGTCAAGAAGGCATTCTGGACGCGAACGCAAAGGACCTAGAAGCTGCGAAGAAGGGTGGTCTGGCGAAACCACTGCTCTCCCGGCTGTCCTTGACGCCGGCGAAGCTGAAGTCGTTGAGCTCCGGCTTGAGGCAGATCGCGGACGACTCGTTGACGAACGTGGGTCGCGTGATCCGCAGGACGAAGCTCGCCGAAGGCCTCGAACTGAAACAGATCACTGTGCCCATCGGCGTGTTACTGGTCATCTTCGAATCTAGGCCTGACAGTCTGCCACAGGTCGCCGCGTTGGCGATGTCCAGCGCGAACGGTCTCCTCTTGAAAGGCGGCAAAGAAGCAGCGAACAGTAATAAGTACTTGATGGACCTGGTGAAAGAAGCGTTGAGCACTGTGGGTGCGTCGAACGCGATATCTCTGATCTCGACGCGAGAGGACGTCGGCGATCTGCTGTCCATGGAGAAACACATCGACCTGATCATCCCGAGAGGCAGCTCCGACCTAGTCCGCACCATTCAGGAGCAATCGAAGCACATCCCCGTGCTCGGCCATGCGGAAGGTATCTGCCATGTGTACGTGGACAAAGAAGCCGACCTAGCCAAAGCATTGAGGATCATCAGAGACGCGAAGTGCGACTACCCCGCCGCCTGCAACGCTATGGAGACGTTGCTCGTTCACGAGAGCCACATGAAGGGTAGCTTCTTCACCGACGTGTGCAACATGCTGCAAAAAGAAGGG GTGAAGATCAATTCCGGCCCAAAACTGAGGGAGCTGTTGACGTTCGGGCCTCCGGCCGCAAAAAGCATGAGGACCGAGTACGGGTCCCTCGAATGCACTATCGAGGTCGTGTCGGATCTTGATGACGCGATAAATCATATTCACAAATACGGCAGCGGGCACACCGATGTCATCGTTACCGAGGACAACAAAAGGGCCACCCACTTCCAGAGGGAGGTCGATAGTGCATGCGTATTCCACAATGCCAGCACGCGGTTCTCTGACGGATACAGATTCGGTCTTGGCGCGGAG GTTGGCATTTCCACTGCGAGGATCCACGCACGTGGACCAGTTGGAGTGGACGGTTTATTGACCACAAAATGGGTACTGCACGGCGATGGTCACGCGGCTGCCGACTTTGCCGACGGTGGCGGGAAAGTTTGGCTCCACCAATCCCTGCCGCTGAACGAATCAGCATGA
- the LOC116429916 gene encoding histone H3, producing the protein MARTKQTARKSTGGKAPRKQLATKAARKSAPATGGVKKPHRYRPGTVALREIRRYQKSTELLIRKLPFQRLVREIAQDFKTDLRFQSSAVMALQEASEAYLVGLFEDTNLCAIHAKRVTIMPKDIQLARRIRGERA; encoded by the coding sequence ATGGCTCGTACCAAGCAGACTGCCAGGAAGTCCACTGGAGGGAAAGCTCCTCGCAAGCAATTGGCGACCAAGGCTGCCAGGAAAAGCGCACCAGCAACCGGTGGAGTGAAGAAGCCTCATCGTTACCGCCCTGGAACTGTCGCTCTTCGTGAAATTCGTAGATACCAGAAGAGCACCGAACTTCTGATCAGGAAATTGCCCTTCCAACGTCTCGTCCGTGAAATTGCCCAGGACTTCAAGACCGATCTTCGCTTCCAAAGCTCCGCTGTGATGGCCCTTCAAGAAGCTAGCGAGGCCTACCTTGTTGGTCTCTTCGAAGACACTAATCTGTGTGCCATCCATGCCAAGAGAGTAACCATCATGCCCAAGGACATTCAACTGGCCCGCAGAATCCGCGGAGAGAGAGCTTAA
- the LOC116434260 gene encoding uncharacterized protein LOC116434260, whose protein sequence is MEDTANAGNTSAESGSGNTTPAKKTTTKSKSAKASKSKSSHPPTSEMVSTAIKELKDRKGSSLQAIKKYIASTYKVDGEKLAPFIKRYLKSAVTSGAVVQTKGKGASGSFKLPVAKGSETKSKVTRTVKVAQAKKPKKSVEKKTTAVRKPAAAKKAPASPAKKTEAAKKPATPKKSPAKTEKLAKAEKAKASSDVRTMSRSKKTAKSPATKTKAPKPKKAAAPRAVKASPKK, encoded by the coding sequence ATGGAAGATACAGCAAACGCTGGAAACACCTCTGCGGAGTCTGGGAGCGGGAACACTACTCCAGCGAAGAAGACTACGACGAAGTCGAAATCGGCGAAAGCATCCAAGAGCAAGTCCTCTCATCCACCGACGTCCGAAATGGTGAGCACTGCCATTAAGGAACTGAAGGATCGCAAGGGGTCGTCTCTCCAAGCGATCAAGAAGTACATCGCGTCGACGTACAAAGTGGACGGAGAGAAGTTGGCGCCGTTCATCAAGCGGTACCTGAAGTCGGCTGTCACGTCTGGCGCCGTCGTACAGACCAAGGGCAAAGGAGCGTCTGGCTCGTTCAAATTGCCAGTGGCAAAGGGCAGCGAGACGAAGAGCAAGGTTACGCGGACTGTGAAGGTAGCCCAAGCGAAGAAGCCGAAAAAATCGGTTGAGAAGAAAACTACGGCGGTTCGTAAACCAGCAGCGGCGAAAAAAGCTCCTGCCAGTCCAGCGAAGAAGACTGAGGCTGCAAAAAAACCAGCGACCCCGAAGAAGTCGCCCGCCAAAACTGAAAAGCTCGCCAAAGCTGAAAAAGCAAAGGCTTCGTCCGATGTTAGGACCATGTCGAGGAGCAAGAAGACGGCGAAATCACCGGCTACCAAAACGAAAGCTCCAAAACCGAAGAAGGCTGCTGCTCCGAGGGCGGTCAAGGCTTCacctaaaaaataa
- the U4-U6-60K gene encoding U4-U6 small nuclear riboprotein factor 60K, giving the protein MSDDEDLVYVKKQKTVHYGSLEEAERARLAAAAESSEEEKDNANLGDGVNTTTTLGNVHISNEYMELEDEMSKDRQALLEEFERRKKARQINVSTDDSEVKKNLRQLGEPICLFGEGPADRRTRLRELLASLGEDAIKKKHEEEEKPSHAIERDTETTWYHEGPESLQIARSWISSYSLPRAKARLDKARQDLELPSATRTARRQELLKKLQALTIYCSQIGDTRPISFCQFSPNSKLFTTASWSGLCKIWSVPDCTLLRTLKGHTCNVGCIVFHPKATITEEVVGDKPGQTCVLASCASDGTVKLWSGGTGEEPLAEVEGHEPHRVSRLAFHPSGRFLGTCCYDASWRLWDLEQQAEVLHQEGHARAVHCISFQCDGSVSATGGHDSFGRVWDLRTGRCIMFMEGHLKSIFGIDFSPNGFHIATASEDNTCKIWDLRKRSCIYTIPAHTNLLSDVKYQRVEGQYLVTASYDGTAKIWSNKTWQPLKTLPGHDGKVMSVDISPDHKFIGTSSYDRTFKLWAPENM; this is encoded by the exons ATGTCGGACGATGAGGATTTGGTTTATGTCAAGAAACAGAAAACTGTTCATTATGGATCACTGGAAGAAGCTGAGCGGGCCAGATTGGCTGCAGCAGCAGAATCTTCTGAAGAAGAGAAAGATAATGCAAATTTGGGAGATGGTGTTAATACTACTACTACCTTGGGAAATGTTCACATATCTAATGAATATATGGAACTCGAAGATGAGATGTCAAAAGATAGACAAGCACTCCTAGAAGAATTTGAACGCAGAAAAAAGGCTCGACAAATAAATGTGTCCACTGATGATTCAGAAGTTAAAAAGAATTTGAGGCAATTAGGTGAACCTATTTGTCTATTTGGTGAAGGACCTGCAGATAGACGGACAAGATTAAGAGAATTATTAGCTAGTCTTGGAGAGGATgctattaaaaagaaacatgaagaagaagagaaacctTCTCATGCTATAGAGAGAGATACTGAAACTACTTGGTATCACGAGGGACCAGAATCACTTCAAATAGCTCGTTCTTGGATATCTT caTATTCACTACCAAGAGCAAAGGCTAGATTGGATAAAGCAAGACAGGATTTAGAACTGCCGTCAGCTACACGTACAGCACGACGTCAAGAACTACTAAAGAAATTGCAAGCATTGACAATCTACTGTTCTCAAATTGGCGATACTAGACCAATTTCTTTCTGTCAGTTTAGCCCAAACTCAAAGTTGTTTACTACAGCTTCATGGTCGGGCTTGTGTAAAATATGGTCTGTACCTGATTGTACATTGTTGCGAACTCTTAAAGGGCATACTTGTAATGTTGGCTGCATTGTTTTTCATCCGAAAGCTACTATTACTGAAGAAGTAGTAGGAGACAAACCAGGACAGACTTGTGTATTGGCATCCTGTGCTTCAGATG GAACAGTGAAATTGTGGAGCGGAGGAACAGGTGAGGAACCACTGGCTGAAGTCGAGGGACATGAACCGCACAGAGTTTCCAGGTTAGCATTTCATCCTTCTGGGCGATTTCTGGGCACATGTTGTTATGATGCATCCTGGAGACTTTGGGACTTAGAACAACAAGCTGAAGTTCTGCATCAGGAGGGTCATGCTCGAGCTGTTCATTGTATTAG CTTCCAATGCGACGGTAGTGTGAGTGCCACAGGTGGTCATGATTCTTTTGGTAGGGTATGGGATCTTCGTACAGGAAGGTGTATTATGTTTATGGAAGGTCACTTGAAATCCATTTTCGGTATTGACTTCTCTCCTAACGGATTTCATATAGCCACAGCGAGCGAGGATAATACTTGCAAGATATGGGACTTGCGAAAAAGATCTTGTATATACACGATACCCGCTCACACCAATTTATTATCCGACGTGAAGTATCAGAGAGTAGAAGGCCAGTATTTGGTTACAGCATCGTACGACGGTACTGCTAAAATTTGGTCGAATAAAACCTGGCAGCCGCTCAAAACGCTACCCGGCCACGACGGCAAGGTTATGTCAGTCGATATATCGCCTGACCACAAATTTATCGGAACAAGCTCATACGATAGGACATTCAAGTTGTGGGCTcccgaaaatatgtaa
- the LOC116429949 gene encoding uncharacterized protein LOC116429949, which yields MEDTANAGNTSVESGSGNATPAKKTTTKSKSAKASKSKSSHPPTSEMVSTAIKELKDRKGSSLQAIKKYIASTYKVDGEKLAPFIKRYLKSAVTSGAVVQTKGKGASGSFKLPVAKGSETKSKVTRTVKVAEAKKPKKSVEKKTTALRKPAAAKKAPASPAKKTEAAKKPATPKKSPAKAEKLAKAEKTKASPDARTMSRSKKTAKSPATRTKAPKPKKAAAPRAVKASPKK from the coding sequence ATGGAGGACACGGCAAACGCTGGAAACACCTCTGTGGAATCTGGGAGCGGGAACGCTACTCCAGCGAAGAAGACTACGACGAAGTCGAAATCGGCGAAAGCATCAAAGAGCAAGTCCTCTCATCCACCGACGTCCGAAATGGTGAGCACTGCCATTAAGGAACTGAAGGATCGCAAGGGGTCGTCACTCCAAGCGATCAAGAAGTACATCGCATCGACGTACAAAGTGGACGGAGAGAAGTTGGCGCCGTTCATCAAGCGGTACCTGAAGTCGGCTGTCACGTCTGGCGCCGTCGTACAGACCAAGGGCAAAGGAGCGTCTGGCTCGTTCAAATTGCCAGTGGCAAAGGGCAGCGAGACGAAGAGCAAGGTTACGCGGACTGTGAAGGTAGCCGAagcgaagaaaccgaaaaaatcgGTTGAGAAGAAAACGACGGCGCTTCGTAAACCAGCAGCGGCGAAAAAAGCTCCTGCCAGTCCAGCGAAGAAGACTGAGGCTGCGAAAAAACCAGCGACCCCGAAGAAGTCGCCCGCCAAAGCTGAAAAGCTCGCCAAAGCTGAAAAAACAAAGGCGTCGCCCGATGCTAGGACCATGTCGAGGAGCAAGAAGACGGCGAAATCACCGGCTACCAGAACGAAAGCTCCAAAACCGAAGAAGGCTGCTGCTCCGAGGGCGGTCAAGGCTTCacctaaaaaataa
- the LOC116429951 gene encoding histone H4 gives MTGRGKGGKGLGKGGAKRHRKVLRDNIQGITKPAIRRLARRGGVKRISGLIYEETRGVLKVFLENVIRDAVTYTEHAKRKTVTAMDVVYALKRQGRTLYGFGG, from the coding sequence ATGACTGGTCGCGGAAAGGGAGGAAAGGGATTGGGAAAAGGAGGAGCAAAGCGCCATAGGAAGGTTTTGCGTGATAACATCCAGGGTATCACGAAACCTGCGATCCGTCGTCTGGCTCGTCGTGGTGGTGTCAAACGTATATCCGGTTTGATTTACGAAGAAACTCGCGGTGTGCTGAAAGTGTTTCTCGAAAACGTTATTCGAGACGCTGTAACCTACACCGAACACGCCAAAAGGAAGACTGTGACGGCCATGGACGTCGTCTACGCCCTGAAGAGACAAGGACGTACTCTGTACGGTTTTGGAGGTTAA
- the LOC116434238 gene encoding histone H2B-like translates to MPPKASGKAVKKAGKAQKNISKADKKKKRRRKESYAIYIYKVLKQVHPDTGISSKAMSIMNSFVNDVFERIAAEASRLAHYNKRSTITSREIQTAVRLLLPGELAKHAVSEGTKAVTKYTSSK, encoded by the coding sequence ATGCCGCCGAAAGCCAGTGGGAAAGCCGTGAAGAAAGCTGGAAAAGCTCAGAAGAACATCAGCAAGGCtgacaagaagaagaagcgcaGGAGGAAGGAGAGCTATGCGATCTACATCTACAAAGTCTTGAAACAAGTTCATCCCGACACGGGAATCTCCAGCAAAGCCATGAGCATCATGAACAGTTTCGTCAACGATGTGTTCGAACGTATTGCCGCGGAAGCATCTCGTCTGGCTCATTACAACAAACGCTCCACGATCACGTCTCGGGAAATCCAGACTGCCGTCCGTCTGCTGTTGCCCGGTGAACTCGCCAAGCACGCCGTCAGTGAGGGCACCAAGGCTGTCACCAAGTACACCAGCTCCAAGTGA
- the LOC116429925 gene encoding uncharacterized protein LOC116429925 has protein sequence MEDKTSSGNVAASETTSASTTAAKKAAKSKTKSRRAKSSHPPTSEMVNAAIKELKDRKGSSLQAIKKYIASTYKVDGEKLAPFIRRYLKTAVTSGAVLQTKGKGASGSFKLSVPKGSPEAKSKPNRHTKKAQSAGAEKKPAEKKPASPKKAAVKKSVAAKKPVAAKKPAASPRKVKTPAAKKADAAAKQKAVAQTKNLSKAKKASKAPAAKTKAPKPKTAKSPKAKKAEKK, from the coding sequence ATGGAGGACAAAACCAGCTCCGGAAACGTCGCCGCGTCTGAGACCACGTCGGCCAGCACGACTGCCGCGAAGAAGGCGGCAAaatcgaagactaagtcgcggcGTGCTAAATCGTCTCATCCGCCAACTTCGGAGATGGTGAACGCAGCTATCAAGGAGCTGAAGGATCGCAAGGGATCCTCTCTGCAGGCGATCAAGAAGTATATCGCTTCCACGTACAAAGTCGATGGTGAGAAACTGGCGCCGTTCATCAGGAGGTACTTGAAGACTGCCGTCACTTCCGGCGCAGTTCTTCAGACCAAGGGAAAGGGAGCCTCTGGTTCGTTCAAGCTCTCTGTACCCAAGGGCAGTCCTGAGGCCAAGAGCAAACCGAATCGCCACACCAAGAAGGCACAGTCGGCTGGAGCAGAGAAGAAACCAGCCGAGAAGAAGCCGGCCAGCCCGAAAAAAGCCGCAGTCAAAAAGTCAGTCGCTGCGAAGAAGCCCGTTGCTGCGAAGAAACCAGCAGCCTCGCCGAGGAAAGTGAAGACCCCTGCTGCGAAGAAAGCAGATGCAGCTGCGAAACAAAAGGCAGTAGCTCAGACGAAGAACCTCTCGAAGGCCAAGAAGGCATCCAAGGCTCCCGCGGCCAAGACGAAAGCACCAAAACCGAAGACTGCTAAGTCACCGAAAGCCAAGAAAGCGGAGAAGAAGTAA